A genomic segment from Camarhynchus parvulus chromosome 7, STF_HiC, whole genome shotgun sequence encodes:
- the LOC115905876 gene encoding C-X-C chemokine receptor type 2-like, whose product MESLSYSGDLSNIFYLYNYTYDYSTAMPDTAISSSPCRPESSALNKYLVVVIYCLVFILSVVGNGLVVLVVTSIHTSRSVTDVYLLNLAVADLLFALTLPLWAAYRAHEWVFGTVMCKAISVLQEANFYSGILLLACISVDRYLAIVYATRAATEKRHWVKFVCLGIWVFSTLLSLPVLLFREAFRSPNNGTVCYERISGEETAKWRVVLRVLPQTFGFILPLLVMLFCYGVTIHTLLQTKNAQKQRAMKVIFAVVLVFLICWLPYNITLVTDTLMRTRAIAETCERRNSIDTALSVTQVLGFAHSCINPIIYAFIGQKFRNSFLKILAQRGLISKDAVARYGRASYASTSGNTSTTL is encoded by the coding sequence ATGGAGTCCTTGTCCTACAGTGGGGATCTCTCCAACATCTTCTACCTTTACAACTACACCTATGACTACAGCACAGCCATGCCTGACACTGCTATCTCATCCTCTCCGTGCCGGCCTGAAAGCTCTGCCCTCAACAAGTACCTGGTGGTGGTGATCTACTGCCTCGTCTTCATCCTCAGTGTGGTGGGAAACgggctggtggtgctggtggtgaCCTCCATCCACACCAGCCGCTCCGTCACCGACGTCTACCTGCTCAACCTGGCCGTGGCAGACCTGCTCTTCGCCTTGACCCTGCCACTTTGGGCAGCCTACCGAGCCCACGAGTGGGTCTTTGGCACTGTGATGTGCAAAGCCATCTCCGTGCTGCAGGAAGCCAACTTCTACAGTGGCATCCTTCTGCTGGCCTGCATTAGTGTGGACCGCTACCTGGCCATCGTCTATGCCACGCGGGCTGCCACTGAGAAGAGGCACTGGGTGAAGTTTGTCTGCTTGGGCATCTGGGTCTTCTCCAcgctgctctccctgcctgtgttGCTCTTCCGCGAGGCTTTCCGCTCGCCCAACAACGGCACCGTGTGCTACGAGCGCATCAGCGGCGAGGAGACGGCCAAGTGGCGGGTGGTGCTGCGGGTCCTGCCGCAGACCTTCGGCTTCATCTTGCCCCTCCTGGTGATGCTCTTCTGCTATGGCGTCACCATCCACACCCTCCTGCAGACCAAGAATGCTCAGAAGCAGCGGGCCATGAAGGTCATATTCGCTGTGGTGCTGGTGTTCCTCATCTGCTGGCTGCCCTACAACATCACACTGGTGACCGACACCCTCATGAGGACGCGGGCCATTGCCGAGACCTGTGAGAGGAGGAACAGCATCGACACAGCCCTCTCTGTCACGCAGGTCCTGGGCTTTGCCCACAGCTGCATCAACCCTATCATCTACGCCTTCATCGGTCAAAAGTTTCGCAACAGCTTCCTCAAGATCCTGGCGCAGCGTGGGCTGATCAGCAAGGATGCTGTTGCCCGCTACGGCCGTGCCTCCTATGCCTCCACCTCCGGCAATACATCCACCACCCTCTGA
- the RUFY4 gene encoding RUN and FYVE domain-containing protein 4, translated as MAGEGELNRVIKDLQSKCANQSPASMFPAWRISPWPCQIPSCTQVMGSGGSQPCHPAETVAELKCSYQEQNLPVTDGSRELHSLCAQLEFLLQFDLKEKRSFFGQRKDYWDFLCQGLARCRQEHEGIHFVTSLDKLKTPVGRGRAFLRYCLVHRQLAESLQLCLLDPESLCEWYYARSPFLSPKRRAEILGSLYELDCVTFHLALYRSDLDTAWPMFSEPLVRPSPVIRSSPAKTALQTDRMGTVAHGWSDGTGHPTVALHGAPAHPCPPTWAALQAGSVQDTEEDVEDGQVKKNMEEEDEEEVEEDDSKDTKDVKVEDVEVDVEEDLEEKHEELEEDEKDMKDVDVEELEDAHGTGKAAQPGTSPLSPGTRCMLGSLSLVPRQPGGTEQSLQALVSQLRAELGQQEAAAQALAARLARADWRQRRQEEGSARWAQLWARQEEALRETNAFLQRALEAAVAAGDPGALERAQEEARRWQEVAEERGTQLARALAEAAALTSRLQECQEALVAAGQTDVLKGADTSNEVAAVEEVLRQALELARGPQDLPGAQRAEGEPSTVTSMAMCLASLAASAQEETWQSRQQLQAQRQEMARLQEELSRARQDGERWAAALQRAQREALEREATRGAEQARQQELIRDMKGRLLELLREKDALWQKTEGIDTPVPSPVPRDPGLCARCHKDFRLLSRRYSCRLCQGKVCHTCSVDMGKHGRCCLICYQQRHPQAT; from the exons atggcaggggaaggggagctCAACCGTGTCATCAAGGACCTGCAGAGTAAGTGTGCCAACCAGTCCCCTGCCAGCATGTTCCCTGCATGGCGCATCTCACCCTGGCCATGCCAGATCCCTTCTTGCACCCAAGTCATGGGCAGTGGGGGGT cccagccctgccatcccGCAGAGACCGTGGCCGAGCTGAAATGCAGCTACCAGGAGCAGAACCTGCCGGTGACAGACGGGAGCCGGGAGCTGCACAGCCTTTGTGCCCAGCTAGAGTTCCTCCTCCAG TTTGACCTCAAGGAGAAGAGGAGCTTCTTTGGGCAGCGCAAGGACTACTGGGACTTcttgtgccagggcctggcaCGGTGCCGGCAGGAGCATGAAGGCATTCACTTCGTCACCTCCCTGGACAAG CTGAAGACCCCTGTGGGCAGGGGCCGAGCCTTTCTGCGGTACTGCCTGGTGCACCGGCAGCTGGCAgagtccctgcagctctgcctcctcgACCCTGAGAGCCTCTG CGAGTGGTACTACGCCCGTAGCCCCTTCCTGAGCCCCAAACGGCGAGCAGAGATCCTGGGCAGCCTCTATGAGCTGGACTGTGTCACCTTCCACCTGGCTCTGTACAGGAGTGACCTGGACACCGCCTGGCCCATGTTTTCTGA GCCACTGGTACGGCCCAGCCCGGTGatcaggagcagcccagcaaagacagccctgcagacagaCAGGATGGGCACAGTGGCACATGGATGGTCTGACGGCACTGGCCATCCCACTGTGGCACTCCATGGGGcaccagcccatccctgcccacccacttgggctgccctgcaggcagggagtgTGCAAGATACAGAGGAAGATGTAGAGGATGGGCAGGTGAAGAAGAACatggaagaggaggatgaagaggaagTGGAGGAGGATGACAGTAAGGATACAAAGGATGTGAAGGTGGAGGATGTGGAAGTGGACGTGGAGGAAGATTTGGAAGAGAAGCATGAAGAGTTGGAGGAGGATGAGAAGGACATGAAGGATGTGGATGTAGAGGAACTGGAGGATGCACATGGGACTGGCaaagcagcccagcctggcacgtccccactgtcccctggcACAAGATGCATGCTGGGGTCCCTGTCACTGGTGCCCAGGCAGCCGGGTGGGAcagagcagtccctgcaggCGCTGGTGTCGCAGCTGAGGGccgagctggggcagcaggaggcgGCAGCCCAGGCGCTGGCGGCGCGGCTGGCACGGGCAGACtggcggcagcggcggcaggaggagggcagtgcccggtgggcacagctctgggcacgCCAGGAGGAGGCACTGCGGGAAACCAACGCCTTCCTGCAGCGGGCACTGGAGGCAGCGGTGGCAGCGGGGGACCCGGGGGCACTGGAACGGGCACAGGAGGAGGCACGGCGCTGGCAAGAAGTGGCAGAGGAGCGGGGTACCCAGCTGGCCAGGGCACTGGCAGAGGCGGCGGCGCTGACCTCGCGCCTGCAGGAATGCCAGGAAGCGCTGGTGGCGGCAGGACAGACAGACGTGCTGAAGGGTGCTGATACCTCAAACGAGGTGGCTGCCGTGGAGGAGGTGCTGCGGCAGGCACTGGAGCTCGCCCGTGGTCCCCAGGATCTCCCAGGAGCCCAACGGGCAGAAGGGGAGCCCAGCACAGTCACTAGCATGGCCATG TGCTtggccagcctggctgcctcagcacaggaggagaCGTGGCAGAGccggcagcagctccaggcccaGCGACAGGAGATGGCacggctgcaggaggagctcagcag GGCCCGGCAGGACGGTGAGCGCTGGGCAGCGGCGCTGCAGCGGGCGCAGCGGGAAGCCCTGGAGCGGGAGGCCACGCGCGGCGCCGAGCAGGCCCGGCAGCAGGAGCTCATCCGCGACATGAAGGGgcggctgctggagctgctgcg GGAGAAGGATGCCTTGTGGCAGAAGACAGAGGGCATTGACACGCCGGTGCCCAGCCCGGTGCCCCGCGacccagggctgtgtgcccgCTGCCACAAGGATTTCCGCCTCCTCTCCCGGCGGTACAGCTGcag gctctgccagggcaaGGTGTGCCACACCTGCTCCGTGGACATGGGCAAGCACGGCCGCTGCTGCCTGATTTGCTACCAGCAAAGGCACCCGCAGGCCACATGA